In the Telopea speciosissima isolate NSW1024214 ecotype Mountain lineage chromosome 2, Tspe_v1, whole genome shotgun sequence genome, one interval contains:
- the LOC122650762 gene encoding uncharacterized protein LOC122650762 encodes MRFGKKGKLSPRYIGPYEILARVGQVAYRLALPPMLVGVHDVFHVFMLKKYVPDPSHVISQELPEVNEDLTYNKRPVAILDRKEYNLRNRSVLYVQVRWSNHADQEASWELESELRAKH; translated from the coding sequence ATGAGGTTTGGGAAGAAAGGGAAGCTTAGCCCACGATACATTGGGCCATATGAGATCTTAGCTCGTGTTGGACAGGTGGCATATAGGTTGGCCCTACCTCCTATGTTGGTTGGGGTACATGATGTATTCCACGTGTTCATGCTGAAGAAATATGTTCCAGACCCGTCTCATGTAATCTCCCAAGAACTACCGGAGGTAAACGAAGACTTGACATACAACAAGCGGCCTGTGGCAATATTGGACCGAAAAGAGTATAACCTTCGGAACCGCTCAGTCCTGTACGTTCAGGTGCGCTGGAGCAATCACGCTGATCAGGAGGCGTCCTGGGAGCTTGAGAGTGAGTTAAGGGCGAAACATTAG